One Porphyromonas pogonae genomic region harbors:
- the lon gene encoding endopeptidase La, which yields MINKNKQIRFFDEVDDDTCPTVFPILSMCEEDEDFKIDMADLPEELPILALRNMILFPGVAMPILVGREKSLKLIKMAEKKSLYFGAISQKDINVEDPAKDDLYNVGVIAEVLRVIEMPDGSTTAIIQGRQRFRLNEITATEPYLKGRVTLLPDLMPKNKDKEFDVLVSTIQELSLKMMSTMNEQIPREVIVALRNNKNPLYQINFASANVTNSIEEKQHLLEMNDLKERGFRLLYLQHQELQLLELKASIQNRTREEMDKQQKEYYLQQQIKAIQEELGGNMNDIEAAELRKKARSKKWSDEVGEIFEREVKKLERLHQQSPDYSIQLQYLQTIVDLPWNQFSKDNFNLDRAQQILDREHFGLEKVKERIIEHLAVLKLKGDMKSPIICLYGPPGVGKTSLGRSIAESLGRKYVRISLGGVHDEAEIRGHRRTYIGAMSGRIIQSLQKAGTSNPVFVLDEIDKIDNDFKGDPASALLEVLDPEQNKAFHDNYLDIDYDLSNVLFIATANNLSTISQPLRDRMELIEVTGYIAEEKVQIASKHLVPKVLAEHGFKKGEIKFSKKALESIIEDYTRESGVRGLEKQLAKVARKIARVKASGGDVLYKVEPKDLKELLGAPRFMRDKYQGNGYAGVVTGLAWTSVGGEILYVESSLHTGQQSKLTLTGNLGDVMKESAILALDYVRAHASELGITPDMFKDKEVHIHVPEGAIPKDGPSAGITMVTSLVSAITKRKVKSNLAMTGEITLRGKVLPVGGIKEKILAAKRSGITEIILCSENKKDIDEINDMYLKGLVFHYVQDINEVLKEALLDETAE from the coding sequence ATGATTAATAAAAATAAACAGATACGTTTTTTTGACGAAGTAGACGATGATACTTGTCCCACCGTCTTTCCTATCCTTTCGATGTGCGAAGAAGATGAGGACTTTAAAATAGACATGGCAGACTTGCCGGAGGAATTACCCATCTTGGCGTTGAGGAATATGATTTTATTCCCTGGTGTGGCTATGCCCATACTGGTGGGACGGGAAAAATCGCTCAAGCTCATCAAGATGGCGGAGAAGAAAAGCCTATATTTCGGAGCAATATCCCAAAAAGACATTAATGTAGAGGATCCTGCAAAAGATGATCTGTACAATGTAGGTGTTATCGCTGAGGTGCTACGTGTAATAGAGATGCCGGATGGATCTACCACGGCTATCATTCAGGGACGGCAGCGTTTCAGACTCAATGAGATCACAGCTACAGAGCCTTACCTCAAGGGACGTGTGACTTTACTACCCGACCTCATGCCCAAGAACAAGGACAAAGAGTTCGATGTGCTTGTGTCGACCATTCAGGAGCTCAGTCTCAAGATGATGAGCACCATGAACGAACAAATACCTCGTGAGGTGATCGTAGCACTGCGCAATAATAAAAACCCTCTGTACCAAATCAATTTTGCTTCTGCCAATGTCACAAACTCAATAGAAGAGAAGCAACATTTGCTGGAGATGAACGACTTGAAGGAACGCGGTTTCAGGTTGCTTTATCTGCAACATCAGGAGTTGCAGTTGCTTGAACTCAAAGCAAGCATCCAGAATCGTACCCGTGAGGAGATGGACAAGCAGCAGAAGGAGTATTACCTGCAACAACAGATCAAGGCTATCCAAGAAGAACTTGGTGGCAATATGAATGATATAGAGGCCGCCGAGCTACGCAAAAAAGCACGTAGTAAGAAGTGGAGCGATGAGGTGGGAGAGATCTTCGAGCGTGAGGTGAAGAAGCTGGAGCGTTTGCATCAGCAAAGCCCCGACTACTCTATCCAACTGCAATACTTACAGACGATAGTGGATCTGCCTTGGAATCAGTTCAGCAAGGACAATTTCAATCTTGACAGGGCACAACAGATCCTGGATCGTGAGCATTTCGGTCTGGAAAAGGTGAAGGAGCGTATCATAGAACATCTCGCCGTGCTCAAACTCAAAGGCGATATGAAATCGCCTATTATCTGTCTGTATGGCCCTCCCGGAGTAGGAAAGACTTCACTGGGACGCAGCATAGCAGAAAGTCTTGGACGTAAGTATGTACGTATCTCTTTGGGTGGTGTGCATGACGAGGCTGAGATCAGAGGCCATCGTCGCACCTATATCGGAGCTATGAGCGGGCGTATCATCCAGAGCTTGCAAAAGGCCGGAACATCCAACCCTGTATTTGTATTGGATGAGATAGATAAGATCGACAACGACTTCAAAGGTGATCCCGCATCTGCTTTGTTGGAAGTGTTGGATCCGGAGCAAAATAAAGCTTTTCATGACAACTATCTGGATATCGATTATGACCTGAGCAACGTGCTTTTTATTGCTACAGCCAATAACCTCTCTACAATATCCCAGCCGCTAAGAGATCGTATGGAACTTATAGAGGTAACAGGATATATTGCTGAAGAAAAAGTACAGATCGCTTCCAAACACTTGGTGCCTAAGGTGCTTGCCGAGCATGGCTTCAAGAAGGGTGAGATCAAGTTTTCCAAGAAAGCTCTTGAGTCTATCATCGAGGACTATACTCGTGAAAGCGGTGTGAGAGGGCTGGAGAAACAGCTTGCCAAGGTGGCGAGAAAGATAGCTCGTGTCAAAGCTTCCGGAGGAGATGTATTGTATAAGGTGGAGCCCAAGGATTTGAAAGAATTGCTGGGTGCACCCCGATTTATGCGTGATAAATATCAGGGCAACGGGTATGCCGGTGTAGTTACCGGGCTTGCATGGACCAGTGTAGGAGGTGAAATACTCTATGTTGAAAGTAGCTTGCATACGGGACAGCAGTCCAAACTCACTCTTACGGGAAATTTGGGGGATGTGATGAAAGAATCAGCCATTTTGGCGCTGGACTATGTGAGGGCTCATGCCTCGGAACTGGGTATTACACCGGATATGTTCAAAGACAAGGAAGTACACATACACGTCCCTGAAGGTGCTATACCTAAGGATGGTCCCAGTGCCGGTATCACTATGGTGACATCACTGGTATCAGCCATTACGAAGCGTAAGGTGAAGTCCAATTTGGCTATGACCGGTGAAATTACGCTGAGAGGAAAAGTCCTGCCGGTAGGAGGCATCAAAGAAAAGATACTTGCGGCCAAACGCTCAGGGATTACGGAGATAATCCTGTGCTCAGAAAACAAGAAGGATATTGACGAAATCAATGATATGTACCTCAAAGGTCTTGTGTTTCATTATGTCCAAGATATCAATGAAGTGCTCAAAGAGGCTTTGCTTGATGAAACAGCAGAATAA
- a CDS encoding GLPGLI family protein, whose amino-acid sequence MMKQCKFSTWLILALITVTGLKAQELTVTYSAKLNTNSPDLFKEAGLPDQMRQSLVNAYSNVELTYNMCYSNGESEFRQLPSDKKQEINFMGQKIDLNTMMAEQLKNVTYKNYKTNTLLNKTVFFGKTFLIKDTIQIESMEVVKGEKKEILGYECQKAVSKDGANTIWFTEYIPIKAGPIDANVKGLILEATMKEYIYLATKVSDGVDHKILPPSDGKVMTKKEFEEMVKKRTDMLKMGNNDPF is encoded by the coding sequence ATGATGAAACAATGTAAATTTTCGACATGGCTCATCTTGGCTCTGATAACCGTCACTGGACTCAAAGCACAAGAACTTACTGTAACGTATTCAGCAAAGCTCAACACCAATTCACCCGATCTTTTTAAAGAGGCGGGATTGCCCGACCAGATGCGACAGTCACTGGTCAATGCCTACAGTAATGTAGAATTGACTTACAACATGTGCTATAGTAACGGTGAAAGTGAATTTAGACAACTACCCTCGGATAAGAAGCAGGAGATCAATTTCATGGGGCAGAAAATTGATCTTAATACCATGATGGCGGAACAACTAAAAAACGTCACGTATAAGAATTATAAAACAAATACTCTTCTCAATAAGACGGTCTTCTTTGGCAAAACCTTTCTCATCAAAGATACCATACAGATAGAATCCATGGAAGTAGTCAAAGGAGAAAAGAAAGAAATACTGGGATATGAATGCCAAAAAGCGGTATCAAAAGACGGAGCTAATACGATATGGTTTACCGAATATATACCTATAAAGGCAGGCCCCATTGATGCTAATGTAAAGGGATTGATTCTGGAAGCAACGATGAAGGAATATATCTACCTCGCTACCAAGGTAAGTGATGGAGTAGATCACAAGATCTTACCTCCCTCTGATGGCAAAGTAATGACCAAGAAAGAGTTTGAGGAGATGGTAAAGAAAAGAACAGACATGTTGAAGATGGGTAATAATGACCCCTTCTGA
- a CDS encoding IS982 family transposase: protein MKTNIVEIFCLTDDFSKLFDTLIQQRTLCEGNKKRRNRKFRMSDAEIMTILILFHHSRYRDFKSFYLQYITQQCHSDFPSLVSYNRFVELQSKVAFKLISFLNMCCLGECTGISFIDSTPLRTCHIKRAHGHKTMKGWAQKGKCSMGWFYGFKLHIVINDRGEIIQYQITPGNTDDRAPLKGGTFTKKLFGKLVGDRGYISQSLFDKLFIDDIHMITKIKKNMKNTLMSLYDRILLRKRALVETVNDLLKNVCQIEHTRHRSVNNFAINLIAGIIAYNLLPKKPELNLEIIHNPSTLLVHHA, encoded by the coding sequence ATGAAAACAAATATAGTTGAAATTTTCTGTCTTACCGATGATTTTTCCAAACTTTTCGATACCTTGATTCAGCAAAGAACCCTTTGCGAAGGAAACAAAAAGCGAAGAAATCGCAAGTTTAGGATGTCCGATGCTGAAATCATGACTATTCTGATTCTTTTCCATCATTCGAGGTATCGCGATTTTAAGTCCTTTTATCTTCAATATATTACGCAACAATGTCATTCGGATTTTCCTTCGTTGGTCTCTTACAATCGTTTTGTGGAATTACAAAGCAAGGTGGCATTCAAACTAATTTCATTTCTCAATATGTGTTGTTTGGGCGAATGCACCGGTATCTCATTCATTGATTCCACACCTTTACGCACCTGCCATATCAAGCGGGCACACGGGCATAAGACCATGAAAGGATGGGCCCAAAAGGGCAAATGCAGTATGGGATGGTTCTATGGTTTCAAACTGCATATTGTGATTAACGACCGGGGTGAAATCATTCAATATCAAATCACACCGGGGAATACGGATGACCGTGCTCCACTTAAAGGCGGAACCTTCACGAAGAAACTATTCGGCAAACTTGTTGGCGACAGAGGATACATCTCACAAAGTCTTTTCGATAAGCTCTTCATTGACGACATACACATGATTACGAAGATAAAGAAAAACATGAAAAACACACTGATGAGCCTGTATGATAGGATATTACTCAGAAAAAGAGCCCTTGTGGAAACCGTTAATGACCTACTCAAAAACGTTTGTCAAATAGAGCATACACGACATAGAAGCGTCAATAATTTCGCCATTAATTTGATTGCCGGCATAATTGCCTACAATCTGCTACCCAAAAAGCCGGAATTAAACCTAGAAATCATACACAATCCATCAACCCTCTTAGTACACCACGCTTAG
- the rpsF gene encoding 30S ribosomal protein S6 has translation MNNYETVFILTPVLSEAQMKEAVEKFTNLLREQGAEIVNEENWGLKKLAYPIQKKSTGFYQFVEFNANPETIALLETNFRRDERVIRFLTFRQDKFAAEYAAKRRSLKSSTNKQEN, from the coding sequence ATGAACAATTACGAAACCGTTTTCATTTTAACACCCGTTTTGTCTGAAGCTCAGATGAAGGAAGCGGTAGAAAAATTCACGAATCTTCTGCGCGAGCAAGGTGCTGAGATCGTAAACGAAGAGAATTGGGGCCTGAAGAAACTGGCTTACCCAATCCAGAAGAAATCTACCGGATTTTATCAGTTTGTTGAATTCAACGCAAACCCTGAAACTATCGCTCTATTGGAAACAAACTTCCGTCGCGATGAGCGTGTGATCCGTTTCTTGACTTTCCGTCAAGACAAATTTGCTGCCGAATATGCAGCTAAGAGAAGAAGCTTGAAATCATCTACTAACAAACAGGAGAACTAA
- the rpsR gene encoding 30S ribosomal protein S18 translates to MASNNSEIRYLTPLSVDTKKKKYCRFKKSGIKYIDYKDPEFLKKFLNEQGKILPRRITGTSLKFQRRIAKAVKRARHLALLPYVTDMMK, encoded by the coding sequence ATGGCATCCAACAACTCAGAAATCCGCTACCTGACTCCGCTGTCAGTAGACACCAAAAAGAAAAAATATTGCCGTTTCAAGAAAAGCGGTATCAAGTATATCGACTACAAAGACCCTGAGTTCTTGAAAAAGTTCCTCAACGAACAAGGAAAAATACTTCCTCGTCGTATCACAGGTACTTCGCTCAAGTTTCAGCGTCGTATAGCTAAGGCAGTAAAGCGTGCTCGTCACTTGGCTTTGCTTCCTTACGTAACAGACATGATGAAATAA
- the rplI gene encoding 50S ribosomal protein L9, with product MEVILKEDVINLGYKDDVVTVKDGYGRNFLIPQGKAILATESAKKVLAENLKQRAHKIAEIKKQAEEKAAKLEGTNLVITAKTSSTGTIFGSVTNIQVAEELAKKGFDIDRKTIFIKGSVKEIGYYNAQVRLHKEVSVDIPFEVKSENESVNVAKETENKEEAPAAPVQEEESAE from the coding sequence ATGGAAGTTATTTTGAAAGAAGACGTAATCAATCTTGGTTACAAAGATGATGTGGTAACTGTAAAAGACGGTTACGGAAGAAACTTTCTAATCCCCCAAGGTAAAGCAATTCTGGCCACAGAATCTGCTAAGAAAGTATTGGCTGAAAATCTGAAACAACGTGCTCATAAGATCGCTGAGATCAAAAAGCAAGCTGAAGAAAAAGCAGCCAAACTGGAAGGAACAAACCTTGTTATCACAGCTAAAACCAGCTCTACAGGTACTATCTTCGGATCTGTTACTAACATTCAGGTTGCAGAGGAACTTGCTAAGAAAGGTTTTGATATCGATCGCAAGACTATCTTCATCAAAGGCTCAGTGAAAGAAATCGGTTACTACAACGCTCAAGTACGTCTTCATAAAGAAGTATCGGTAGATATTCCTTTTGAAGTGAAATCAGAAAACGAAAGCGTAAACGTCGCAAAAGAAACTGAAAACAAAGAAGAAGCTCCTGCTGCTCCTGTACAAGAAGAAGAATCAGCAGAATAA
- a CDS encoding TonB-dependent receptor, which yields MKIKKLILPLSLLCALYSSVQAQETSQKKNVDTLKVQQLGEVVVTSTRQSEKLSRIPASITVVSPVQLRSFALNTSNISQILEYTVPGISPSTGTYSNYGQTLRGRNMLIMIDGVPQSTPLRDGGLDMKTINPNDLKAVEVIKGATSIYGVGGSGGFVNYITRSAYKDKPIGGTTQIWGTSNLTKLKNSLGPGIYQSLYGGIGKWSYYLSGSYEHTGNIYDAKATPLFPTYSLANTKTISSMGKLVYDINNQQSLNLRMSYYKSRQHSKFAPVDRIFKVFNKEGDYELIPGYGVPGTIPGTDPGSESFNTQLTYKLDKIFNNTTQLITDFYYQDVKNTFFYALTFEGGGQSQINSQKAGIRPNFNTRLDINGNELSLTYGVDLLKDKTSQPLTDGRIWMPALTLKNMAPYFQSSYKYKEEWVVKAGIRYDVMSLSVRDYNTLPYSVKSDGIFSKPIAVKGGSIKFNNASFNVGIRYIKHPEFIPYLSYSQGFSLPDVGVTLRNAKVNDLKDINIKPIVTNNYEFGFISNFPHVRFEAVAYYSTSKLGTEVVFEKSTNRFVESRSPQFIYGVDASVDFNFFDSKLCFGATYSYVEGLTHAVDDPHTLTYIGSNSIMSPKATGYVRYQITPKWSADLNILHVGNRKRFAPIFDEQKQEWYYKHQQIPLKGYTTVKLQSSYDITNSLTVSLAVNNLFNKYYLPLKSQWMAFIKNHTAAGEGANARMTVTYKF from the coding sequence GTGAAAATAAAAAAACTAATCTTGCCATTATCTCTTCTGTGTGCTTTATACTCCTCCGTGCAGGCACAAGAAACCTCTCAAAAGAAAAATGTTGATACACTGAAAGTACAACAACTGGGAGAAGTAGTAGTAACATCAACGCGCCAATCAGAAAAATTATCCAGGATTCCGGCTTCTATCACTGTAGTTTCACCGGTACAGTTACGCAGTTTCGCTCTAAATACGAGCAATATCAGCCAGATACTTGAATATACTGTTCCTGGCATATCACCTTCAACCGGAACCTATTCCAACTACGGACAAACTCTTCGCGGTCGAAATATGCTCATCATGATCGATGGAGTGCCTCAATCAACACCTTTGCGAGACGGAGGTTTGGATATGAAAACAATCAACCCTAACGATCTAAAAGCTGTAGAAGTAATCAAAGGGGCAACTTCGATATACGGTGTAGGCGGCAGTGGTGGTTTTGTGAATTATATCACACGGTCGGCATACAAAGACAAACCTATCGGAGGAACAACACAAATATGGGGAACAAGTAACCTGACAAAATTAAAGAATAGCTTAGGCCCGGGTATATATCAATCTCTATATGGAGGTATAGGTAAATGGAGCTATTATTTGAGTGGTAGTTATGAGCATACAGGCAATATCTACGATGCAAAAGCCACTCCCCTGTTTCCAACATATAGTCTTGCCAATACCAAAACAATAAGTAGTATGGGCAAACTTGTCTATGACATTAACAATCAGCAATCACTGAATCTGCGTATGTCTTATTATAAATCCAGACAACATAGTAAGTTTGCTCCGGTAGACAGAATCTTCAAAGTCTTTAACAAAGAAGGTGATTACGAACTTATACCTGGATACGGTGTCCCCGGCACTATACCCGGAACAGATCCCGGTAGTGAATCATTTAATACTCAGTTGACTTATAAGCTAGACAAGATATTCAACAATACAACCCAGCTTATTACCGATTTTTATTATCAAGATGTAAAAAATACATTCTTCTATGCACTTACCTTTGAGGGTGGCGGACAATCACAAATCAATTCGCAGAAAGCGGGAATAAGACCTAACTTCAACACACGACTGGATATCAATGGAAACGAATTATCATTGACATATGGTGTGGACTTGCTAAAAGATAAAACGTCTCAACCGTTGACTGACGGAAGAATCTGGATGCCTGCACTCACCCTAAAGAATATGGCTCCATATTTCCAATCAAGCTACAAATACAAGGAAGAGTGGGTCGTAAAGGCGGGTATTAGATATGATGTAATGTCCTTGAGTGTAAGAGACTATAACACACTCCCCTACTCAGTAAAATCTGATGGTATATTTAGTAAGCCGATAGCAGTAAAAGGGGGATCGATCAAATTCAACAATGCTTCATTTAATGTAGGTATTCGCTACATCAAGCATCCCGAATTTATTCCTTATTTGAGCTATTCACAAGGATTCTCACTGCCTGACGTAGGGGTGACTCTGCGTAATGCTAAAGTGAATGACCTAAAAGACATTAATATAAAACCTATTGTGACAAACAACTATGAGTTTGGTTTCATTTCTAATTTCCCCCATGTAAGGTTCGAAGCAGTGGCATATTATAGCACATCAAAATTGGGTACAGAGGTCGTTTTTGAGAAATCCACCAATAGATTCGTAGAGTCACGCTCTCCTCAATTTATTTATGGAGTAGATGCCTCTGTTGATTTTAATTTCTTTGATAGCAAACTTTGCTTCGGTGCTACATATTCATATGTTGAGGGATTGACACATGCGGTAGATGATCCGCACACACTCACATATATCGGAAGCAATTCCATCATGTCTCCCAAAGCTACAGGTTATGTACGTTATCAGATAACCCCCAAATGGTCCGCAGATCTCAATATTTTACACGTTGGAAATAGAAAAAGGTTTGCCCCTATATTTGATGAGCAGAAGCAAGAATGGTATTATAAACATCAACAAATACCTCTCAAAGGCTATACAACGGTGAAACTACAAAGTAGTTACGACATTACTAATAGTCTCACGGTGTCTCTAGCTGTCAATAACCTCTTTAATAAATACTATTTGCCACTCAAATCGCAGTGGATGGCTTTCATCAAGAATCATACGGCTGCGGGCGAAGGAGCCAATGCCAGGATGACTGTTACATACAAGTTTTAG
- a CDS encoding glucosamine-6-phosphate deaminase: MRTNLSSLISLTDIPEQYYRPKNAFEQTVLCRYENIPTDIYHTDIEAAATLARHIGKEIQEAQKSNKPYVLGLSGGLSPVIVYRQLVRLHEVESLSFANVIAVICYEYYPLPENSPVGCYAKIKEELLDKVDIKPENIYCPNSSCEKDMLSEVCDDFESHIDSLGGIDHLILGIGASTNIGFNAPGTHPNTYTRLVLLDQTSKKEATSMFSSIEAVPACAISLGIASIVKSKEISLVAWGDNKARQIAKAVEGKITDAVPASILQQHSNAKVYLDLGAASLLTRINQPWLVTNCEWNNKLIRRAIVWLCEITGKPILKLTNKDYADNGLGELLATYGSAYNVNIKIFNDIQHTITGWPGGKPNADDSNRPERATPFPKKVIIFSPHPDDDVISMGGTFHKLVQQGHDVHVAYQTSGNIAVGDEEVVRYVSYLRNVCHHYGNDDSPILKRAEEIREFLLHDKVEGEPERPDVRFMKGTIRREEARTACRYVGVKEDHVHFLDLPFYETGTVKKNDLGEEDVMIVKDFIETIQPDQIFVAGDLADPHGTHKVCLDAILAAVDIFKDDQWFKNNCRIWMYRGAWAEWEIEHIEMAVPMSPEELRFKRNSILKHQSQMESAPFLGDDERLFWQRAEDRNRETAKLYSDLGLASYEAIEAFVQYHPLP; the protein is encoded by the coding sequence ATGAGAACTAATCTTAGCTCATTGATTTCTCTCACTGATATTCCCGAACAATACTATAGACCCAAAAATGCTTTTGAGCAGACAGTGCTATGTCGCTATGAAAATATCCCAACAGATATTTATCATACCGACATCGAAGCCGCAGCTACACTGGCAAGACATATCGGTAAAGAAATACAAGAGGCTCAAAAAAGCAATAAGCCATATGTATTAGGCTTATCAGGCGGATTATCTCCTGTTATTGTATATAGGCAACTCGTTCGGTTACATGAGGTCGAAAGTCTTAGTTTTGCCAATGTGATTGCTGTGATTTGTTATGAATACTATCCTTTGCCCGAAAATTCTCCTGTAGGCTGCTATGCCAAAATCAAAGAAGAGTTATTGGACAAAGTGGATATCAAGCCTGAGAATATATACTGCCCCAACTCCTCATGTGAGAAAGATATGTTGAGCGAGGTTTGTGACGATTTTGAATCTCACATAGATTCTCTTGGAGGTATAGATCATCTTATTTTAGGTATCGGAGCTTCTACCAATATCGGATTCAATGCTCCCGGTACGCATCCCAATACATATACAAGGCTAGTACTCCTTGATCAGACATCGAAGAAAGAAGCTACTTCTATGTTTTCTTCTATTGAAGCTGTACCTGCGTGTGCTATCAGCTTGGGGATAGCCTCTATTGTGAAGTCCAAAGAGATATCTTTGGTGGCATGGGGAGATAATAAGGCTCGTCAGATAGCCAAAGCAGTAGAGGGTAAAATCACTGACGCTGTACCCGCTTCCATCTTGCAGCAGCATAGTAATGCTAAGGTTTATTTGGATTTAGGGGCAGCATCTCTGCTTACAAGGATAAACCAGCCTTGGCTTGTAACCAATTGCGAATGGAATAATAAGCTTATCCGCCGTGCTATTGTATGGCTTTGTGAAATCACAGGTAAGCCTATTCTCAAACTTACCAATAAGGACTACGCTGATAACGGATTGGGTGAACTTCTGGCTACTTACGGATCTGCTTACAATGTAAACATTAAGATCTTCAATGATATTCAGCACACCATCACTGGTTGGCCGGGAGGTAAACCTAATGCCGACGACAGCAACCGCCCGGAAAGAGCTACTCCTTTCCCCAAGAAAGTGATTATTTTTAGCCCGCACCCCGATGACGATGTAATTTCTATGGGTGGTACTTTTCATAAGCTAGTTCAGCAAGGTCATGATGTGCATGTCGCTTATCAGACTTCGGGTAATATTGCTGTAGGTGATGAGGAAGTTGTACGCTATGTCTCTTATCTGAGAAATGTGTGCCATCATTATGGTAACGACGATAGTCCTATTCTGAAAAGAGCAGAAGAGATCAGGGAGTTTCTCCTTCATGACAAAGTAGAAGGGGAACCTGAGCGTCCTGATGTACGCTTTATGAAAGGTACTATTCGCCGTGAAGAAGCACGTACTGCTTGTAGATATGTAGGAGTAAAAGAGGATCATGTACACTTCTTGGACTTGCCTTTCTATGAAACAGGTACTGTAAAGAAGAATGATCTAGGAGAAGAGGATGTTATGATCGTCAAAGATTTTATTGAAACCATTCAACCTGACCAAATTTTTGTAGCAGGCGATTTGGCTGATCCTCATGGCACACACAAGGTATGCCTGGATGCTATCTTAGCCGCTGTGGATATTTTCAAGGACGACCAATGGTTCAAAAACAACTGTAGAATCTGGATGTATAGAGGCGCATGGGCAGAGTGGGAGATAGAACACATTGAGATGGCTGTACCTATGAGTCCCGAGGAACTTCGTTTCAAGAGAAACAGCATCCTGAAACATCAGTCTCAGATGGAGTCTGCGCCTTTCTTGGGTGACGACGAGCGTTTGTTTTGGCAAAGGGCTGAAGATCGTAACAGAGAGACAGCTAAGTTGTACAGCGATCTTGGGTTGGCTTCATATGAGGCTATCGAGGCTTTTGTACAGTACCATCCCCTTCCTTAA